One Mycolicibacterium goodii genomic region harbors:
- a CDS encoding aminotransferase class I/II-fold pyridoxal phosphate-dependent enzyme — protein MDQSEAPLLDALNEYHASNRYGYTPPGHRQGRGVDDRVLRVLGREPFLSDVLANGGLDDRRSSNGYLQKAEDLMAEAVGADTAWFSTCGSSLSVKAAMMAVAGGDGSLLLSRDSHKSVVAGLIFSGVMPRWITPRWDAEHHLSHPPSPEEVEQTWQRHPHAAGALIVSPSPYGTCADLAGIADVCHARGKPLIVDEAWGAHLPFHENLPTWAMNAGADVCVVSVHKMGAGFEQGSVFHLQGDLIDQDRLSACADLLMTTSPNVLVYTAIDGWRRQMVEHGHELFGAALDLADHTRRGIEEIEDVEVLDSELLGAQASHDLDRLQILIDVSGTGTSGYQAADWLREHCQVDVGMSDHRRILATMSVADGSDTAGRLVHALSLWRKAASDFAPPPPIALPTPADLQLSTEVSPRDAFFAKVEQIPVEQAVGRIAAEQITPYPPGIPAVVPGERLNEAVLDYLVTGVQAGMNLPDPADPQMRTIRVMA, from the coding sequence ATGGATCAGTCCGAGGCGCCACTGCTCGACGCGTTGAACGAATACCACGCGTCCAACCGGTACGGATACACCCCACCCGGTCACCGCCAGGGCCGTGGCGTCGACGACCGCGTGCTGCGCGTGCTGGGGCGCGAGCCGTTCCTCAGCGATGTACTGGCCAACGGCGGCCTCGACGACCGTCGCAGCAGCAACGGCTACCTGCAGAAAGCCGAAGACCTCATGGCCGAGGCGGTTGGCGCCGACACCGCCTGGTTCTCCACGTGTGGAAGCTCGTTGTCGGTGAAGGCCGCGATGATGGCCGTCGCCGGCGGCGACGGCAGCCTGCTGCTCAGCCGCGACAGCCACAAGTCCGTGGTCGCAGGCCTGATCTTCTCTGGGGTGATGCCACGCTGGATCACGCCGCGCTGGGACGCCGAGCACCACCTGTCGCACCCGCCGTCTCCGGAGGAGGTCGAACAGACCTGGCAGCGCCATCCCCACGCCGCGGGCGCACTGATCGTGAGCCCGAGCCCCTACGGCACGTGTGCCGATCTCGCCGGCATCGCCGACGTGTGCCACGCCAGGGGCAAACCGTTGATCGTCGACGAAGCGTGGGGCGCCCACCTGCCCTTCCACGAGAATCTGCCGACCTGGGCCATGAACGCCGGTGCCGACGTGTGTGTCGTCAGCGTGCACAAGATGGGGGCCGGATTCGAACAGGGGTCGGTGTTCCATCTCCAGGGCGATCTCATCGACCAGGACCGGTTGTCGGCGTGCGCCGACCTGTTGATGACCACGAGCCCTAATGTCCTGGTGTACACCGCAATCGACGGCTGGCGGCGGCAGATGGTCGAGCACGGGCACGAACTGTTCGGCGCCGCACTCGATCTGGCCGACCATACGCGTCGCGGGATCGAAGAGATCGAGGATGTGGAGGTGCTCGACTCCGAACTGCTCGGCGCGCAGGCTTCGCACGATCTGGACCGCCTGCAGATCCTGATCGACGTGTCGGGCACCGGGACCTCCGGTTACCAGGCTGCTGACTGGCTGCGCGAGCACTGCCAGGTCGACGTCGGCATGTCCGATCATCGCCGTATTCTGGCGACGATGTCGGTCGCCGACGGCTCCGATACGGCCGGTCGCCTGGTGCACGCGTTGTCGTTGTGGCGCAAGGCCGCATCGGATTTCGCGCCGCCGCCCCCGATCGCCCTTCCGACCCCGGCCGATCTTCAGTTGTCGACGGAGGTCTCGCCGCGGGATGCGTTCTTCGCCAAGGTCGAACAGATCCCGGTCGAGCAGGCGGTCGGTCGTATCGCCGCGGAACAGATCACCCCGTATCCGCCCGGGATACCCGCGGTGGTGCCGGGGGAGCGCCTCAACGAGGCGGTGCTGGACTATCTCGTGACCGGCGTGCAGGCGGGTATGAACCTGCCGGATCCGGCGGATCCGCAGATGCGCACCATCCGGGTCATGGCCTGA
- a CDS encoding MFS transporter → MPALLASAALGFTGFALLLPVAPMWAVRIGADNLGAGLVNTVLMACTVIAQLVTGRLIERAGARATLAIGLLLLGGPALLHVFAETQWAVLVLAALRGLGFGIVTVTGVDGVAGLFAQEHRGRAVGAYGLAIAAPQFILSPLAPWLAEEVSFGLVFALATAPVLAIPFALAFTRPVPTPPRSADGERFALTAGVVSPIIALVVITASGGAILTFAPQFGSAEVAFAALLALTGVTALARWLVGGLADRFGPGRFIQPLLYLGAVGLLIIAAGIARGALVGDTLIVAGASLVGVAYGALQSVTLVQGFAATGEHARSKVSVAWNVGFDGGTGIGALAVGGLATAGSFPMAFTVLAVACTAMGLTWYFTHRRSV, encoded by the coding sequence ATGCCCGCGCTGCTCGCCTCTGCGGCGCTGGGGTTCACCGGTTTCGCACTCCTGTTGCCCGTGGCGCCGATGTGGGCGGTGCGCATCGGCGCCGACAATCTGGGTGCCGGTCTGGTCAACACCGTTCTGATGGCGTGCACCGTGATCGCACAACTGGTGACGGGCCGGCTCATCGAAAGGGCGGGCGCGCGTGCCACGCTCGCGATCGGCCTGCTACTGCTGGGTGGGCCCGCACTGCTGCATGTGTTCGCCGAGACCCAGTGGGCCGTGCTGGTTCTGGCGGCGTTGCGCGGGCTCGGGTTCGGGATCGTCACCGTGACCGGAGTCGACGGTGTCGCGGGCCTGTTCGCGCAGGAGCACCGGGGCCGCGCCGTGGGCGCGTACGGCTTGGCCATCGCCGCACCGCAATTCATCCTCTCCCCGCTCGCGCCGTGGTTGGCGGAGGAGGTGAGCTTCGGTTTGGTGTTCGCGCTCGCGACCGCGCCCGTGCTGGCGATCCCGTTCGCGCTCGCGTTCACGCGCCCGGTGCCGACACCGCCGCGCAGCGCCGACGGTGAGCGGTTCGCACTCACCGCGGGCGTGGTGAGCCCAATCATCGCGCTCGTGGTGATCACGGCGTCGGGTGGTGCGATCCTGACCTTCGCGCCGCAGTTCGGCAGCGCCGAGGTTGCGTTCGCCGCACTGCTCGCGCTGACCGGCGTGACCGCGCTGGCGCGTTGGCTCGTCGGCGGCCTGGCCGACCGATTCGGCCCGGGCCGGTTCATCCAGCCTTTGCTGTATCTCGGGGCGGTCGGACTCCTGATCATCGCCGCGGGCATCGCGCGCGGGGCCTTGGTGGGCGACACCCTGATCGTCGCGGGTGCGTCCCTGGTCGGCGTCGCCTACGGTGCGCTGCAGAGCGTGACCCTGGTGCAGGGATTCGCCGCGACCGGTGAGCACGCGCGCAGCAAGGTGAGCGTCGCGTGGAATGTGGGATTCGACGGCGGGACGGGGATCGGCGCGCTGGCAGTCGGAGGGCTGGCCACCGCGGGCTCGTTCCCGATGGCGTTCACGGTGCTGGCCGTCGCGTGCACGGCAATGGGTCTCACGTGGTATTTCACACACCGGCGATCGGTGTAG
- a CDS encoding amidohydrolase family protein produces MLIRRATLLDGAAVDIRLGDTIEQIGPSLSPRGDETVLDAAFGTVIPGLHDHHLHVYSAAAEQDSVRVGPAEARDGDELRRLLADAAPGTDGWIRAVGYHEQVAGPLDRDRLDELTPAVPVRVQHRSGVLWFLNSAGLAAIGRPDHPDGTLRSADASWTEALQRRTTGIGTYAERLARYGITGVTDATPDLCEHPRGLPQRLHVLAPGKKILHDDELDLDGLITWIRERHAGAVPVAVHCVTAAQLVITIAALRITGTLPGDRIEHAAVVPDDCVADLAELGVTVVTQPNFVAERGDAYRVDVEDSRHHELWRVATLLAAGVRVALSTDAPFGDADPWAAMRAAVYRRTPRGFVLNPAERITARTALELFTGTARDPSRPRRVQVGQPGDLCVLAAPPRQVVEALDADLVAATIVGGAVVFGR; encoded by the coding sequence ATGCTGATCCGACGCGCGACCTTGCTCGACGGCGCGGCCGTCGACATCCGACTCGGCGACACCATCGAGCAGATCGGCCCGTCGTTGAGCCCACGCGGTGACGAAACGGTGCTCGACGCCGCCTTCGGCACTGTCATCCCGGGCCTGCACGACCATCACTTGCACGTGTATTCCGCTGCGGCCGAACAGGATTCCGTACGCGTCGGACCTGCCGAGGCGCGCGACGGCGATGAACTGCGGCGTCTGCTGGCGGATGCCGCACCTGGTACCGACGGCTGGATCCGAGCGGTCGGTTACCACGAGCAGGTGGCCGGACCTCTGGACCGGGACCGCCTCGACGAACTGACCCCGGCCGTACCCGTGCGGGTGCAGCACCGCAGCGGCGTGCTGTGGTTCCTGAACTCCGCGGGGCTCGCCGCGATCGGCAGACCCGATCACCCTGACGGAACCCTGCGCAGCGCGGACGCGTCGTGGACAGAGGCGCTGCAGCGCCGCACGACCGGAATCGGTACGTACGCCGAACGCCTCGCCCGGTACGGCATCACCGGCGTCACCGACGCCACCCCAGATCTCTGCGAGCATCCTCGCGGCCTGCCGCAGCGTCTGCATGTGCTCGCGCCGGGCAAGAAGATTCTGCACGACGACGAACTCGACCTCGACGGACTGATCACGTGGATACGTGAGCGGCACGCCGGGGCGGTCCCCGTGGCGGTGCACTGCGTCACCGCCGCGCAACTCGTCATCACCATCGCGGCTCTGCGCATCACCGGCACCTTGCCCGGTGACCGCATCGAGCACGCGGCAGTGGTTCCCGACGACTGCGTCGCTGATCTGGCCGAACTAGGTGTGACCGTCGTGACCCAGCCGAACTTCGTCGCCGAGCGTGGCGACGCCTATCGCGTCGACGTCGAGGACTCCCGGCACCACGAACTCTGGCGCGTCGCAACGCTTCTGGCTGCAGGCGTACGCGTCGCGCTGTCCACCGACGCGCCGTTCGGTGATGCGGATCCGTGGGCGGCGATGCGGGCGGCGGTGTACCGCCGCACCCCGCGCGGTTTCGTTCTGAACCCGGCCGAACGCATCACCGCCCGCACGGCACTCGAGCTCTTCACCGGTACGGCACGTGACCCGTCGCGGCCGCGCCGGGTGCAAGTGGGACAGCCGGGTGATCTGTGTGTGCTGGCGGCGCCACCGCGGCAGGTGGTGGAGGCGCTCGACGCCGATCTGGTCGCGGCCACGATCGTCGGCGGTGCGGTGGTGTTCGGCCGGTGA
- a CDS encoding CoA transferase gives MTAPVGVTDAVLGRAQQVADAFAAITAVELDARALLTGRAAMLGLRPQGRVSAGGATRLFVTRDGSWCALTLSRADDIAAVPALVQTDSPDADPWTAVENWAAVTDVRQVAERARLLGLPVAVLGESPAAGPRITELGPRSAGRSLAGQLVADLSSMWAGPLCGQLLRQAGATVVKVESPARPDGTRNGPSAFFDWMNHGKYSYAVDFDDTAALATLLGAADVVIESSRPAALARRGLGPEAVKPRPGRTWVRITGHGATGERAGWVAFGDDAAVSGGMVRNDPGTPVFVGDAIADPLTGLHAAYAVADSCARGGGELIEFAMSAVAALYAPLASMGDEVPAVAPGATPAGPVLGVDNDAVLRLIAGRQSC, from the coding sequence GTGACAGCGCCGGTGGGTGTCACCGACGCTGTGCTGGGCCGCGCCCAGCAGGTGGCAGACGCCTTCGCCGCGATCACCGCCGTTGAGCTCGATGCCAGGGCGCTGCTCACCGGTCGTGCCGCGATGCTCGGGTTGCGACCGCAGGGGCGTGTCTCGGCGGGCGGTGCGACGCGCCTGTTCGTGACGCGCGACGGGTCATGGTGTGCACTGACGTTGTCGCGGGCCGACGACATCGCCGCGGTACCGGCCCTGGTGCAAACCGATTCGCCGGATGCCGACCCCTGGACGGCGGTGGAGAACTGGGCCGCGGTGACCGACGTGCGCCAGGTCGCCGAACGCGCCCGGTTGCTCGGGCTCCCGGTGGCGGTGCTGGGTGAGAGTCCCGCCGCCGGGCCGCGCATCACCGAGCTCGGTCCGCGGAGCGCCGGCCGGTCGTTGGCAGGGCAGTTGGTGGCCGACCTGTCGTCGATGTGGGCGGGTCCGCTGTGCGGTCAGTTGCTGCGCCAGGCCGGTGCGACGGTCGTCAAGGTGGAAAGCCCGGCCCGGCCCGACGGCACGCGTAACGGACCATCGGCGTTCTTCGACTGGATGAACCACGGAAAATACTCGTATGCCGTCGATTTCGACGACACAGCTGCCCTTGCAACTCTGCTGGGCGCCGCCGATGTCGTGATCGAATCGTCGCGGCCGGCCGCGCTGGCGCGGCGCGGGCTCGGGCCGGAGGCGGTGAAACCCCGTCCGGGCCGGACGTGGGTGCGCATCACGGGGCACGGCGCCACCGGCGAGCGTGCCGGCTGGGTGGCGTTCGGGGACGACGCCGCGGTATCCGGCGGCATGGTCCGAAACGATCCCGGTACACCGGTTTTCGTGGGCGACGCCATCGCCGACCCGCTGACCGGTCTGCATGCGGCGTATGCCGTTGCCGATTCCTGCGCGCGCGGTGGAGGCGAGCTGATCGAGTTCGCGATGTCGGCCGTGGCCGCGTTGTACGCGCCGCTGGCATCCATGGGCGACGAGGTTCCCGCCGTCGCGCCGGGTGCCACGCCGGCCGGTCCCGTCCTCGGTGTCGACAACGATGCGGTCCTGCGATTGATCGCCGGAAGACAGTCATGCTGA
- a CDS encoding MaoC family dehydratase, with amino-acid sequence MTAHGRLSGGPYFDDLKVGQVFDTAPSMTLTEGAAAAHQAILGDRLRLTLDAELASAVTGAGAPLAHPALVCDVAIGQSTLVTQRVKANLFYRGLAFHRYPVTGDTLTTRTEVVGLKQNSNKPGRAPTGLAALRMTTTDQLDRLVLDFYRCAMLPLSETGVDTGHSDDLDEIGTHASPAPTAGWDAEAYRAKVPGPHLDDLRDELAGAVLHSTADVVSSAPELARLTLNIASTHHDWRSGGKRLVYGGHTIGLALAQATRLLPNLVTVLGWQSCDHTGPVHEGDTLFSELHVESIEANTLRLRSIVFAAGGADGAADRQVLDWRFRALLF; translated from the coding sequence GTGACTGCACATGGCCGGCTGTCCGGTGGTCCGTACTTCGATGACCTCAAGGTAGGTCAGGTCTTTGACACCGCGCCGTCGATGACACTGACCGAGGGGGCGGCCGCGGCGCACCAGGCCATCCTCGGCGACCGGTTGCGGCTGACACTGGACGCCGAACTCGCGTCCGCGGTGACCGGAGCCGGCGCGCCGCTCGCGCATCCGGCGCTGGTGTGTGACGTCGCGATCGGACAGAGCACCCTGGTCACGCAGCGGGTGAAGGCCAACCTGTTCTACCGCGGGCTCGCGTTCCACCGATACCCGGTGACCGGTGACACCCTGACCACGCGCACCGAAGTCGTTGGACTCAAGCAGAATTCGAACAAACCGGGCCGTGCTCCCACCGGGCTAGCGGCGTTGCGGATGACGACGACCGACCAGTTGGACCGACTGGTTCTCGATTTCTACCGATGTGCGATGTTGCCGCTGTCCGAAACGGGGGTCGACACCGGACATTCCGACGACCTGGACGAGATCGGCACGCATGCATCGCCGGCACCGACCGCGGGTTGGGACGCCGAGGCCTACCGCGCGAAGGTGCCCGGACCGCACCTCGACGACCTTCGCGACGAGTTGGCCGGCGCGGTGCTGCACAGCACGGCAGATGTCGTCAGCAGCGCCCCCGAGCTCGCCAGGCTGACGCTGAATATCGCGTCCACACATCATGATTGGCGTTCCGGTGGCAAGCGTCTGGTGTACGGAGGCCACACGATCGGACTCGCGTTGGCTCAGGCCACCCGGCTGCTGCCCAACCTCGTGACGGTGCTGGGCTGGCAGTCCTGCGATCACACCGGACCGGTGCACGAGGGCGACACCCTGTTCAGCGAGCTGCATGTCGAGTCGATCGAGGCGAACACGCTGCGTCTGCGGTCGATTGTGTTCGCCGCCGGAGGAGCCGACGGTGCGGCCGACAGGCAGGTGCTGGACTGGCGGTTCCGTGCGCTGCTGTTCTGA
- a CDS encoding helix-turn-helix domain-containing protein, producing the protein MTELGDYLRSRRALVTPADVGLPDTGHRRVPGLRREEVALLGGLSVDYYVRLEQGRERSPSAQVLEALAAVLKLDEDGRQHLFAIAGLTPRARLAPVPDRVAPALLRLMAAWPDNPALVYNRAYDLLATNTLSEALYGDILRDNMLLMVFTEPRARELYADWPVIAADAVAGFRKNYGIAPHDPRITAVLTELLDRSPEFTELWRRHDARGKSATVKSFRHPQVGTMTLDMQTFDVRSGPGQELVVYQAEPNTPSADALKLLGSLAATAGT; encoded by the coding sequence ATGACCGAACTCGGTGACTACCTGCGCAGCCGACGCGCCCTGGTCACGCCCGCAGATGTCGGGCTGCCCGACACCGGACATCGCCGCGTGCCCGGGTTGCGCCGCGAGGAGGTGGCGTTGCTGGGCGGTCTGAGCGTCGACTATTACGTCCGGCTCGAGCAGGGCCGGGAGCGTTCCCCGTCGGCCCAGGTGCTGGAGGCACTGGCGGCGGTGCTGAAGCTCGACGAGGACGGACGCCAGCATCTGTTCGCGATCGCCGGGCTCACCCCGCGTGCCCGGCTCGCCCCGGTCCCGGACCGGGTGGCCCCTGCGCTGCTGCGGCTCATGGCAGCCTGGCCCGACAACCCGGCCCTGGTGTACAACCGCGCATACGACCTCCTGGCCACCAATACGCTGTCCGAGGCGCTGTACGGCGACATCCTGCGCGACAACATGCTGTTGATGGTGTTCACCGAACCACGGGCCCGCGAGCTGTATGCCGACTGGCCGGTGATCGCCGCGGACGCGGTCGCCGGGTTCCGCAAGAACTACGGGATCGCGCCGCACGATCCGCGGATCACCGCGGTGCTGACCGAATTGCTGGACCGTAGCCCCGAATTCACCGAGTTGTGGCGCCGTCACGACGCCCGCGGGAAGTCCGCCACGGTCAAGAGCTTTCGCCATCCACAGGTGGGCACAATGACCCTGGACATGCAGACGTTCGACGTGCGGTCCGGGCCCGGCCAGGAACTGGTGGTCTACCAGGCTGAACCGAACACCCCTAGTGCCGATGCGCTGAAGCTGCTGGGCAGTCTGGCTGCCACCGCGGGCACGTGA
- a CDS encoding SDR family oxidoreductase — protein sequence MSEHKIILVTGVTSGIGEAVAIRLAGEGHQVVGGARRTDRLAALKRENLQVRRVDVTDRTDMAAFVDEAVHEHGRIDAIVNNAGVMPLSRIDALLVDEWDTMIDVNVRGLLNGIAAALPHFRRQGHGHFVTMASIGAHQVVPTGAVYCATKYAAWAITEGLRLELDPSIRVTTISPGVVESELAATITDPDAAAAMQTYRAEAIPPDAIARAVSYAVNESPDVDVNEVIVRPARQR from the coding sequence ATGAGCGAACACAAAATCATCCTGGTCACGGGCGTCACGAGCGGAATCGGTGAGGCCGTCGCGATCCGTCTGGCCGGCGAAGGGCATCAGGTGGTCGGCGGCGCCCGGCGCACCGACCGGTTGGCCGCACTGAAGCGTGAGAACCTGCAGGTCCGGCGCGTCGACGTGACCGACCGCACCGACATGGCCGCGTTCGTCGACGAGGCGGTGCACGAGCACGGTCGCATCGACGCGATCGTGAACAACGCAGGCGTGATGCCGCTGTCGCGCATCGACGCGCTGCTGGTCGATGAGTGGGACACCATGATCGACGTCAACGTCCGCGGGCTGCTCAACGGCATCGCCGCGGCACTTCCCCATTTCCGGCGGCAGGGGCACGGTCATTTCGTCACGATGGCCTCGATCGGCGCGCACCAGGTGGTGCCGACCGGTGCGGTGTACTGCGCGACGAAGTACGCGGCCTGGGCGATCACCGAGGGGCTGCGCCTCGAGCTCGACCCCTCAATCCGGGTCACCACGATCTCACCCGGCGTCGTCGAATCCGAGCTCGCCGCAACGATCACCGACCCGGACGCCGCGGCCGCGATGCAGACCTACCGGGCCGAGGCGATCCCGCCCGACGCGATCGCGCGTGCGGTTTCGTACGCCGTCAACGAGTCACCGGATGTCGACGTCAACGAGGTCATCGTCAGGCCGGCGAGGCAACGCTGA
- a CDS encoding enoyl-CoA hydratase/isomerase family protein: protein MIELPGGIRIGLDADDRGDATFTLSESTDDDRRVVAVDSIADTLALLTERCERWPQTAAVCDDVLRSVDPEASTFSGVITESLAYSTLQAGAEFARWLDERGPATVPQLPEPVRAHRDGNTLHVRFNRPQRHNAFSTDARAALLEALEVARLDPSVDEVVLGGNGRSFCSGGDLAEFGSFADPASAHLARTRHSPALVLDELTARLGRRCRARVHGQVLGSGLEMACYCGWVSCDPGAILGLPELALGLIPGAGGTVSITRRIGRWRTAYLVLSGRTIDPTTALSWGLVDEIVSVASPA from the coding sequence GTGATCGAACTGCCTGGCGGCATCCGGATCGGGCTCGACGCCGACGATCGCGGCGATGCGACGTTCACGCTGAGCGAGTCGACCGACGACGATCGCAGGGTCGTCGCGGTGGACTCGATCGCCGATACGCTCGCACTGCTCACCGAGCGGTGCGAGCGCTGGCCGCAGACCGCGGCGGTGTGCGACGACGTGCTGCGCAGTGTCGATCCGGAAGCCTCGACGTTCAGCGGGGTCATCACCGAATCGCTCGCGTATTCGACGCTGCAGGCGGGTGCGGAGTTCGCGCGCTGGCTCGACGAGCGTGGCCCGGCCACCGTTCCGCAACTGCCCGAGCCCGTGCGGGCCCACCGCGACGGCAACACGCTGCACGTGCGGTTCAACCGTCCGCAGCGTCACAATGCGTTCTCCACGGACGCCAGGGCGGCCCTGCTCGAGGCGCTCGAGGTGGCCCGCCTCGATCCCTCGGTCGACGAGGTCGTGCTCGGCGGCAACGGCCGCAGCTTCTGCAGCGGAGGCGATCTCGCCGAGTTCGGGTCGTTCGCCGATCCGGCCAGCGCACACCTCGCGCGCACCCGCCACAGCCCGGCACTCGTGCTCGACGAACTGACGGCCCGGCTCGGCAGGCGCTGCCGCGCCCGGGTGCACGGGCAGGTCCTCGGCAGCGGCCTGGAGATGGCGTGCTACTGCGGCTGGGTGAGCTGCGATCCGGGCGCGATCCTCGGTCTGCCCGAGTTGGCGCTGGGCCTCATCCCCGGCGCGGGCGGGACCGTGAGCATCACGCGCCGGATCGGTCGTTGGCGCACGGCGTATCTCGTGTTGTCCGGCCGCACGATCGACCCCACCACGGCGCTGTCGTGGGGTCTGGTCGACGAGATCGTCAGCGTTGCCTCGCCGGCCTGA